From one Macaca nemestrina isolate mMacNem1 unplaced genomic scaffold, mMacNem.hap1 Scaffold_122, whole genome shotgun sequence genomic stretch:
- the LOC139361271 gene encoding disco-interacting protein 2 homolog C-like isoform X5 has product MDAYTPPDTSYGSEDEGSVQVDSQGAPTSSQGSIKVEHWISQAIHGSTTSTTSSSSTQSGGSRAAHRLADVMAQTPMDNHSAPPDVTTYTSEHSIQMERPQGSTGSRTAPKYCNAELMETGDDCFLYISLQVRESMLVSSVSNALPLSLSVKKCRN; this is encoded by the exons ATACCTCTTATGGCTCAGAAGATGAAGGCTCAGTGCAGGTGGACTCCCAGGGCGCCCCgacctccagccagggcagcatcaaAGTGGAGCACTGGATCAGTCAGGCCATCCACGGCTCCACCACGTCCACCACCTCCTCGTCCTCCACGCAGAGCGGGGGCAGCAGAGCTGCCCACAGGCTAGCGGATGTCATGGCCCAGACCCCCATGG ataatcATTCTGCACCTCCTGACGTAACCACGTACACCTCAGAGCACTCCATACAGATGGAGCGACCACAGGGTTCCACGGGGTCCCGGACAGCGCCCAAGTACTGCAACGCCGAGCTCATGGAGACCGGGGATG attgttttctctacatttccttgcaagtccgagagagtatgctggttagtagtgtgtccaatgcactacctctgtccttgtcagtaaagaaatgtagaaattga
- the LOC139361271 gene encoding disco-interacting protein 2 homolog C-like isoform X6, whose protein sequence is MDAYTPPDTSYGSEDEGSVQVDSQGAPTSSQGSIKVEHWISQAIHGSTTSTTSSSSTQSGGSRAAHRLADVMAQTPMDNHSAPPDVTTYTSEHSIQMERPQGSTGSRTAPKYCNAELMETGDGTTSHALCPWILRTTSQVGVHPLRY, encoded by the exons ATACCTCTTATGGCTCAGAAGATGAAGGCTCAGTGCAGGTGGACTCCCAGGGCGCCCCgacctccagccagggcagcatcaaAGTGGAGCACTGGATCAGTCAGGCCATCCACGGCTCCACCACGTCCACCACCTCCTCGTCCTCCACGCAGAGCGGGGGCAGCAGAGCTGCCCACAGGCTAGCGGATGTCATGGCCCAGACCCCCATGG ataatcATTCTGCACCTCCTGACGTAACCACGTACACCTCAGAGCACTCCATACAGATGGAGCGACCACAGGGTTCCACGGGGTCCCGGACAGCGCCCAAGTACTGCAACGCCGAGCTCATGGAGACCGGGGATG gaacaacatcccatgctctctgtccctggatattaagaacaacatcacaggtaggtgtacaccccctgcggtattag
- the LOC139361271 gene encoding disco-interacting protein 2 homolog C-like isoform X7 — protein sequence MDAYTPPDTSYGSEDEGSVQVDSQGAPTSSQGSIKVEHWISQAIHGSTTSTTSSSSTQSGGSRAAHRLADVMAQTPMDNHSAPPDVTTYTSEHSIQMERPQGSTGSRTAPKYCNAELMETGDDTISRLFSLHFLASPREYAG from the exons ATACCTCTTATGGCTCAGAAGATGAAGGCTCAGTGCAGGTGGACTCCCAGGGCGCCCCgacctccagccagggcagcatcaaAGTGGAGCACTGGATCAGTCAGGCCATCCACGGCTCCACCACGTCCACCACCTCCTCGTCCTCCACGCAGAGCGGGGGCAGCAGAGCTGCCCACAGGCTAGCGGATGTCATGGCCCAGACCCCCATGG ataatcATTCTGCACCTCCTGACGTAACCACGTACACCTCAGAGCACTCCATACAGATGGAGCGACCACAGGGTTCCACGGGGTCCCGGACAGCGCCCAAGTACTGCAACGCCGAGCTCATGGAGACCGGGGATG ataccatttctagattgttttctctacatttccttgcaagtccgagagagtatgctggttag